A single region of the Gemmatimonadaceae bacterium genome encodes:
- a CDS encoding methyltransferase domain-containing protein, whose amino-acid sequence MFTPGRDRAEVARIVDLMGLPVGSRVLDVPCGQGRHAHLLAEAGFAVDGLDYSKDLLAIARKRGISSQLRYSAGDMRKLPGKWTGRFDVVINLFTSFGFFMNPLDDALVVREFARALRPGGMLIWHGGSRDGVMARFLARDWWETEDGTIVAHSRSFDPLSGVLTIESVLHSEGKQTGRRVHTIRLYTASRLAELFNASGLIVEEAYDGFTERPLTRRSSEMMLIARKE is encoded by the coding sequence ATCTTCACTCCGGGACGGGACAGGGCTGAGGTCGCAAGGATTGTCGATCTAATGGGCCTGCCGGTGGGCTCGCGCGTGCTCGATGTGCCTTGCGGTCAGGGGCGGCATGCACACCTGCTGGCCGAAGCCGGGTTTGCTGTTGATGGCCTCGATTATTCGAAGGATCTTCTCGCGATCGCACGAAAGCGCGGAATCAGTTCGCAGCTGAGATACTCGGCAGGCGACATGCGAAAGCTGCCTGGGAAGTGGACAGGCCGGTTCGATGTCGTCATCAATCTGTTCACATCGTTCGGTTTTTTCATGAACCCGCTGGATGACGCGCTCGTGGTGAGAGAGTTTGCGCGCGCGCTCCGACCCGGTGGAATGCTTATCTGGCATGGTGGCAGCCGCGACGGCGTCATGGCGCGATTTCTGGCGCGGGACTGGTGGGAAACCGAAGACGGAACGATCGTTGCGCATTCGCGGTCGTTCGATCCGCTGTCCGGCGTGCTGACGATCGAGTCGGTCCTCCATTCGGAAGGGAAACAAACCGGCAGGCGCGTTCACACGATACGGCTCTATACGGCCAGCCGCCTTGCAGAGCTTTTCAATGCCTCGGGGCTGATCGTGGAAGAGGCATACGACGGATTCACCGAGCGACCACTCACGCGCAGGTCCAGCGAGATGATGTTGATTGCAAGAAAAGAATGA